From a single Poecilia reticulata strain Guanapo linkage group LG2, Guppy_female_1.0+MT, whole genome shotgun sequence genomic region:
- the LOC108167004 gene encoding mitogen-activated protein kinase kinase kinase 19 has protein sequence MFQCISLQVAXNDSDTYLGSGLVANDTITWAKGEVLGKGAYGTVYCGLTSQGQLIAVKQVCLDSSDPDAAKKEYSRLQGEVELLKTLRHSNIVGFLGTSLYQHVVSIFMEYIPGGSIASILHRFGPLPERVLALYTHQILEGVAFLHQNRVIHRDLKGNNVMLMPTGVIKLIDFGCARRLSCLNPTAPNSGELLKSIHGTPYWMAPEVVNESGYGRKSDIWSVGCTVFEMATGKPPLAHMDKMAALFYIGARRGLMPSLPDGFSENAKDFVKICLTSDQSVRPSADQLLKHSFIPKGHTSIKYWEAQKKKCCGTKVSV, from the exons ATGTTTCAATGCATTTCATTGCAGGTTGCTCRAAATGACAGTGACACTTACCTTGGATCAGGGTTGGTTGCAAATGACACCATAACATGGGCTAAGGGTGAAGTGCTTGGGAAGGGTGCCTATGGGACA GTGTACTGCGGTCTGACCAGTCAGGGCCAGTTGATAGCTGTGAAGCAGGTTTGCCTGGATTCGTCTGACCCTGATGCTGCAAAGAAGGAGTACAGTCGTCTTCAGGGGGAAGTGGAGTTACTTAAAACCCTTCGCCACAGCAATATTGTTGGCTTTCTGGGAACATCGCTTTACCAACATGTTGTTTCCATCTTCATGGAGTATATCCCTGGTGGATCTATTGCTAGCATACTTCACAG GTTTGGTCCTCTGCCAGAACGAGTGTTGGCGCTGTACACCCATCAGATCCTGGAAGGGGTGGCATTCCTTCATCAGAACAGAGTGATTCATCGGGACTTAAAAGGAAACAATGTCATGTTGATGCCAACTGGTGTCATCAAGCTCATAGACTTTGGTTGTGCACGACGCCTCAGCTGCCTTAACCCCACAGCTCCAAACAGTGGAGAGTTGCTGAAATCCATCCACGGTACACCTTATTGGATGGCGCCAGAG GTCGTCAATGAATCGGGGTATGGCCGGAAGTCAGATATTTGGAGTGTTGGTTGCACAGTGTTTGAAATGGCCACAGGGAAACCACCTCTTGCACATATGGATAAAATGGCTGCCTTGTTCTACATTGGAGCTAGAAGAGGGTTAATGCCATCCCTGCCAGATGGCTTCTCAGAGAACGCCAAagactttgtaaaaatctgTCTGACAAG TGACCAGAGCGTACGGCCATCAGCTGACCAGTTACTGAAACATTCCTTCATTCCTAAAGGGCACACGAGTATCAAATACTGGGaagcacagaaaaagaaatgctgtgGTACAAAAGTGAGTGTTTAG